The Brassica oleracea var. oleracea cultivar TO1000 chromosome C7, BOL, whole genome shotgun sequence sequence CCCGCCCGCCGCAGCTCCGGGACTACCACCTCCTCCAGATCCCGGAAACGCCATCGCCGCCATCACGGGCATCTCGGTGACGCCAAGCTTCTTCCTGAGGAGCTCGGTGAGGTCCATTGTCTCCAGGAGCGTGAGGTTCGAGAGCTCGGTTACGATTTTGGAGACATTTTCCGATTGCGATGAGTAGCTCCGATGGGATTGGATCGGGTGCGATTGAATGGATCTCAAAGCTCGTGAGAGATGAGATGAGATGATTCGTAGGTTCCTCATAGTTAGTTAGTTAACTTCTTCTTCTCTCTAGCAAGCTTGGAGGATTCATATGAAGTGAGGAAGAATGTATAAACCCTAACTAACCCAAAGTCATATAACTGGGCCGTTATGGGCCTCTTGTTATA is a genomic window containing:
- the LOC106301780 gene encoding 50S ribosomal protein L7/L12; protein product: MRNLRIISSHLSRALRSIQSHPIQSHRSYSSQSENVSKIVTELSNLTLLETMDLTELLRKKLGVTEMPVMAAMAFPGSGGGGSPGAAAGGKGEEKKKAEAKTAFDVMLQGFESASKIKVIKEVRTVTDLGLKEAKDLVEKAPTLLKKGVSKEEAEKIIEKLKAVGAKVDME